A single Stutzerimonas stutzeri DNA region contains:
- the ispH gene encoding 4-hydroxy-3-methylbut-2-enyl diphosphate reductase, whose product MQIKLANPRGFCAGVDRAIEIVNRALEVFGPPIYVRHEVVHNKFVVEDLRERGAIFVDELDQVPDGFIVIFSAHGVSQAVRMEADKRGLKVFDATCPLVTKVHLEVTKYSREGRECILIGHQGHPEVEGTMGQYDTANGGSIYLVEDEEDVARLQVRNPDSLAFVTQTTLSMDDTSRVIDALRERFPSIGGPRKDDICYATQNRQDAVKQLAAECDVVLVVGSPNSSNSNRLRELAERMDTPAYLIDGAEDLDRNWFDNIACVGITAGASAPEVLVRGVIDQLRAWGATGMAELDGRPENVTFSMPKELRLKAV is encoded by the coding sequence ATGCAAATCAAACTCGCTAATCCGCGTGGCTTCTGTGCCGGTGTCGATCGCGCCATCGAGATCGTCAACCGTGCGCTGGAAGTGTTCGGGCCTCCGATCTACGTGCGTCACGAAGTGGTGCACAACAAATTCGTGGTGGAAGATCTGCGCGAGCGGGGCGCGATTTTTGTCGACGAGCTGGACCAGGTGCCGGATGGCTTCATCGTCATCTTCAGTGCGCACGGCGTTTCGCAGGCCGTGCGGATGGAGGCGGACAAGCGCGGGCTCAAGGTATTCGACGCCACCTGCCCATTGGTGACCAAGGTCCATCTCGAAGTGACCAAATACAGCCGGGAAGGGCGTGAATGCATCCTCATCGGCCACCAGGGACATCCCGAGGTGGAAGGCACCATGGGGCAGTACGACACCGCCAACGGCGGTTCGATCTATCTGGTCGAGGACGAGGAAGACGTCGCCAGGCTGCAGGTGCGTAACCCCGATTCGTTGGCCTTCGTTACCCAGACGACGCTTTCGATGGACGACACCAGCCGGGTAATCGATGCGCTGCGTGAGCGCTTTCCCAGCATCGGTGGCCCACGTAAGGACGATATCTGCTACGCCACACAGAACCGCCAGGACGCCGTCAAGCAACTGGCCGCTGAGTGCGATGTGGTTCTGGTGGTCGGCAGCCCGAACAGCTCGAACTCCAATCGCCTGCGCGAACTGGCCGAGCGCATGGACACGCCCGCTTACCTGATCGATGGGGCAGAAGACCTCGACCGCAACTGGTTCGATAATATCGCCTGCGTCGGCATCACTGCCGGCGCCTCAGCACCGGAGGTGCTGGTGCGCGGCGTGATCGACCAACTCCGAGCCTGGGGTGCCACCGGCATGGCCGAACTCGACGGTCGCCCCGAGAACGTCACGTTCTCGATGCCAAAGGAGCTGCGGCTGAAGGCGGTGTAA
- the fkpB gene encoding FKBP-type peptidyl-prolyl cis-trans isomerase, giving the protein MTEQRIGPDMQVTLHFALSLENGEQVDTTFDKQPATFKVGDGNLLPGFEQQLFGLKAGDKRTFRMTPEQGFGQHNPQNVQTMPRSQFEGMELSEGLLVIFNDAAKTELPGIVKAYDERQVTVDFNHPLAGKALTFDVEIFEVKPV; this is encoded by the coding sequence ATGACTGAACAACGCATCGGGCCGGACATGCAGGTCACCCTGCACTTCGCGCTCAGTCTGGAAAATGGTGAGCAGGTCGATACGACGTTCGACAAGCAGCCCGCGACGTTCAAGGTCGGTGACGGTAATCTGTTGCCCGGCTTCGAACAGCAACTGTTCGGGCTCAAGGCGGGTGACAAGCGCACCTTCCGGATGACGCCGGAGCAAGGCTTCGGCCAGCATAACCCGCAGAATGTACAGACCATGCCGCGTAGCCAGTTCGAAGGCATGGAGCTGTCCGAGGGCCTGCTGGTGATCTTCAACGATGCGGCCAAGACCGAACTGCCGGGCATCGTCAAAGCCTACGATGAGCGTCAGGTCACGGTTGACTTCAACCATCCGCTGGCCGGCAAGGCGCTGACGTTCGATGTGGAAATATTCGAGGTCAAGCCGGTCTGA
- the lspA gene encoding signal peptidase II, translating to MTSRSGKLAWLWLSVLVIALDQATKHYFEANFSLYQKVDVIPDYFAWTLAYNTGAAFSFLADHSGWQRWLFAVIAIGVSVVLVIWMKRLKPGETWLAVALALVLGGAIGNLYDRVMLGHVVDFILVHWQNRWYFPAFNVADSAITIGAVMLALDMFRSSKTGETVND from the coding sequence ATGACGTCCCGTTCAGGCAAGCTGGCGTGGCTCTGGCTCAGTGTGCTGGTCATTGCACTGGACCAGGCCACCAAGCACTACTTTGAGGCCAACTTCAGCCTGTACCAGAAAGTCGACGTGATTCCTGATTACTTCGCCTGGACCTTGGCCTACAACACGGGCGCTGCCTTCAGCTTCCTGGCTGACCATTCCGGTTGGCAGCGCTGGCTTTTCGCGGTGATCGCCATTGGCGTCAGCGTCGTATTGGTGATCTGGATGAAGCGTTTGAAGCCCGGTGAAACCTGGCTGGCCGTTGCGCTGGCGTTGGTACTGGGAGGCGCGATCGGCAATCTCTACGATCGCGTGATGCTGGGCCACGTCGTCGACTTTATTCTGGTGCATTGGCAGAACCGCTGGTATTTCCCGGCATTCAACGTCGCCGACAGCGCAATCACCATAGGCGCCGTGATGCTGGCGCTGGACATGTTCCGTAGCAGTAAAACGGGAGAAACGGTAAATGACTGA
- the ileS gene encoding isoleucine--tRNA ligase — protein sequence MTDYKATLNLPSTAFPMKAGLPQREPETLERWNSIDLYRKLRQIGEGRPKFVLHDGPPYANGSIHIGHAVNKVIKDFIVRSKTLAGFDAPYVPGWDCHGLPIEHKVEITYGKNQPADLTRERCRAYAAEQIEGQKADFIRLGVLGDWGNPYRTMDFANEAGEIRALAKMVEGGFVFKGLKPVNWCFDCGSALAEAEVEYQDKTSDAIDVAFQVEDADKLATAFSVASLSKPASIVIWTTTPWTIPANQALNVHPDFVYALVDTGEKLLVLAEALVDSCLQRYGLEGEIIARCEGKALELIRFCHPFYERFAPVHLAEYVETGAGTGIVHSAPAYGEDDFRSCKHYGMENDDILSPVQSHGVYVSDLPFFGGQFIWKANPAIVEKLREVGALLKHESIRHSYMHCWRHKTPLIYRATAQWFVGMDKVVHDGSSLRRRALDAIEQTEFVPAWGQARLHGMIAGRPDWCISRQRIWGVPIPFFLHKESGELHPRTVELMEAVAQRVEQGGIEAWSKLDAVELLGDEAAQYEKISDTLDVWFDSGTTHWHVMRGSHPMGHENGPRADLYLEGSDQHRGWFHSSLLTGSAIDGHAPYKGLLTHGFVVDENGRKMSKSLGNVVAPQEVTDSLGADILRLWVASTDYSGEMAVSKVILQRSADSYRRIRNTARFLLSNLDGFDPARHQVPAEQLIALDRWAIDRALLLQREIEEAYGTYRFWNVYQKVHNFCVQELGGFYLDIIKDRQYTTGADSLPRRSCQTALYHIAEALVRWIAPILSFTADEIWQYLPGERNESVMLNTWYKGLSELPESVELGRAFWDKVMAVKAAVNKELEAQRAAKTIGGNLQAEVVLYAEDALVNDLAKLGNELRFVLITSAVRVAPLTEAPVDAVESELPGLKLQVAKTANPKCGRCWHHLPDVGAHAGHPEICGRCVENIEGAGEVRHYA from the coding sequence ATGACCGATTACAAAGCGACCCTCAATCTGCCGTCCACGGCGTTTCCGATGAAGGCCGGTCTGCCACAGCGCGAGCCGGAGACCCTGGAGCGCTGGAACAGTATTGACCTCTACCGGAAGCTGCGGCAGATCGGCGAAGGTCGCCCCAAATTCGTCCTGCACGACGGCCCGCCATACGCCAACGGCAGCATTCACATCGGTCACGCGGTCAACAAGGTCATCAAGGATTTCATCGTTCGGTCCAAGACGCTCGCCGGGTTCGATGCGCCCTATGTGCCGGGTTGGGATTGCCACGGCCTGCCGATCGAGCACAAGGTCGAGATCACCTACGGCAAGAACCAGCCGGCCGACCTGACCCGGGAGCGCTGCCGTGCCTATGCCGCCGAGCAGATCGAGGGACAAAAGGCCGACTTCATCCGTCTCGGCGTGCTTGGCGATTGGGGCAACCCGTATCGCACCATGGACTTCGCCAACGAAGCCGGTGAGATACGCGCGCTGGCGAAAATGGTCGAGGGCGGTTTCGTCTTCAAGGGCCTGAAGCCAGTGAACTGGTGTTTCGATTGCGGCTCGGCCCTGGCCGAGGCGGAAGTCGAGTACCAGGACAAGACGTCCGATGCCATCGACGTCGCCTTCCAGGTCGAAGACGCCGACAAGCTGGCAACGGCGTTCTCTGTCGCATCGCTGAGCAAGCCGGCCAGCATCGTCATCTGGACCACGACGCCCTGGACCATTCCGGCCAACCAGGCGCTCAACGTCCATCCCGACTTCGTCTACGCCCTGGTCGACACCGGCGAAAAGCTGCTGGTGCTTGCCGAAGCGTTGGTCGATTCCTGTCTGCAACGCTACGGGCTGGAAGGCGAGATCATTGCGCGCTGCGAGGGCAAGGCGCTGGAGCTCATTCGCTTCTGCCATCCGTTCTATGAGCGCTTTGCGCCCGTGCACCTGGCTGAGTACGTGGAAACCGGCGCGGGTACCGGCATCGTGCACTCGGCGCCTGCTTACGGTGAAGACGACTTCCGGTCCTGCAAGCATTACGGCATGGAAAACGACGACATCCTCAGCCCGGTGCAGAGCCACGGTGTCTACGTGTCGGACCTGCCGTTCTTTGGTGGCCAGTTCATCTGGAAGGCCAATCCGGCCATCGTCGAAAAGCTGCGTGAAGTCGGCGCGCTGCTCAAGCATGAGTCGATCCGGCACAGCTACATGCATTGCTGGCGGCACAAGACACCGCTGATCTATCGCGCCACGGCGCAATGGTTTGTCGGCATGGACAAAGTGGTGCACGACGGCAGTTCGCTGCGTCGTCGCGCGCTGGACGCCATCGAGCAGACCGAGTTCGTCCCCGCGTGGGGCCAGGCACGGCTGCACGGCATGATCGCCGGGCGTCCGGACTGGTGCATCTCGCGTCAGCGGATCTGGGGCGTGCCGATCCCGTTCTTCCTGCACAAGGAAAGCGGCGAGCTGCATCCGCGTACCGTCGAGCTGATGGAAGCGGTGGCACAGCGCGTGGAGCAGGGCGGCATCGAGGCCTGGTCCAAACTGGACGCGGTCGAACTGCTGGGTGACGAAGCGGCACAGTACGAGAAGATCAGTGACACCCTGGACGTCTGGTTCGACTCCGGCACCACGCATTGGCATGTGATGCGCGGCTCGCACCCGATGGGACATGAAAACGGTCCGCGTGCGGACCTGTACCTGGAAGGTTCCGACCAGCACCGCGGCTGGTTCCATTCGTCGCTGCTGACCGGTTCGGCAATCGATGGCCATGCGCCGTACAAAGGGCTGCTGACCCACGGCTTCGTGGTCGACGAGAACGGACGCAAGATGTCCAAGTCTCTGGGCAATGTCGTCGCGCCGCAGGAAGTCACCGACAGCCTGGGCGCCGATATTTTGCGTCTATGGGTGGCCTCCACGGACTATTCCGGCGAGATGGCCGTCTCCAAGGTCATCCTCCAGCGCAGCGCGGACTCCTATCGCCGTATTCGCAACACCGCGCGTTTCCTGCTGAGTAACCTGGACGGGTTCGATCCGGCTCGGCATCAGGTCCCAGCGGAACAACTGATTGCGCTGGATCGCTGGGCCATCGATCGTGCCCTGCTGCTGCAGCGGGAGATCGAGGAAGCCTACGGCACCTACCGCTTCTGGAACGTTTATCAGAAGGTGCACAACTTCTGTGTGCAGGAACTGGGCGGTTTCTACCTCGACATCATCAAGGATCGCCAGTACACCACCGGTGCCGACAGCCTGCCGCGCCGCTCCTGCCAGACCGCGCTGTACCACATCGCCGAGGCGCTGGTGCGCTGGATCGCACCGATCCTGTCGTTCACCGCCGATGAAATCTGGCAGTACCTGCCCGGCGAGCGCAACGAATCGGTGATGCTCAATACCTGGTATAAAGGGCTCAGCGAACTGCCGGAGAGTGTCGAGCTGGGTCGCGCCTTCTGGGACAAAGTCATGGCGGTCAAGGCTGCCGTGAACAAGGAACTGGAAGCCCAACGCGCGGCCAAGACCATCGGCGGCAACCTGCAAGCTGAGGTTGTACTTTATGCCGAAGATGCGTTGGTGAACGATCTGGCCAAGCTGGGCAATGAGCTGCGCTTCGTGCTGATTACCTCGGCTGTCCGGGTCGCCCCGCTCACCGAAGCGCCCGTCGATGCCGTCGAAAGCGAACTGCCCGGCCTGAAACTGCAGGTTGCCAAAACCGCCAACCCCAAGTGTGGCCGTTGCTGGCATCACCTGCCGGACGTGGGCGCGCATGCCGGGCATCCGGAGATCTGCGGGCGCTGCGTCGAGAACATCGAAGGCGCTGGCGAGGTTCGTCACTATGCGTAA
- the ribF gene encoding bifunctional riboflavin kinase/FAD synthetase: MQLVRGLHNLRPRHRGCVATIGNFDGVHRGHQAILARLRERAAELGLPSCVVIFEPQPREYFAPDKAPARLTRLREKLQLLDEQGVDLVLCLAFNRRLRELSAAEFVHATLVEGLGVRHLEVGDDFRFGCDRAGDFNFLLKAGAAEGFTVEAATTIEVDGERVSSTRLRQVLADGDLVLAQKLLGRPFSITGRVMHGQALGRQLGAPTANIQLKRRSTPLSGVFMVSTYVEGIHQPAVANIGMRPSVESDGQPHLEVHLLDYQGDLYGRLLRVTFHRKLRDEQRFASLEALKTAIEADIAAAREYWRASPFTTSQD, encoded by the coding sequence ATGCAGCTGGTTCGAGGTCTTCATAACCTGCGGCCCCGGCATCGGGGTTGCGTCGCCACCATCGGCAATTTCGACGGGGTTCACCGGGGGCATCAGGCCATCCTGGCGCGCCTGCGCGAGCGTGCCGCCGAGCTTGGCTTGCCCAGCTGCGTGGTGATTTTCGAACCGCAGCCGCGTGAATATTTTGCACCGGACAAGGCGCCCGCGCGGCTGACGCGGCTGCGTGAAAAGCTTCAGTTGCTCGACGAGCAAGGTGTCGACCTCGTCCTGTGCCTGGCCTTCAACCGCCGTTTGCGTGAGCTGAGTGCCGCCGAGTTCGTTCACGCGACACTGGTCGAAGGCCTCGGCGTCCGGCACCTGGAAGTAGGCGACGACTTTCGTTTCGGTTGCGACCGCGCCGGCGATTTCAACTTTCTGTTGAAGGCGGGTGCCGCGGAAGGATTCACGGTCGAGGCGGCCACCACCATCGAGGTGGACGGTGAGCGTGTCAGCAGTACTCGGCTGCGTCAGGTGCTCGCCGATGGCGATCTGGTGCTGGCGCAGAAGTTGCTCGGGCGACCGTTCAGCATTACCGGACGGGTCATGCATGGGCAGGCGCTTGGGCGGCAGCTTGGTGCGCCGACTGCCAATATCCAGCTCAAACGCAGGAGCACACCGCTCAGCGGCGTGTTCATGGTGAGCACCTACGTCGAGGGTATCCATCAGCCGGCGGTGGCCAACATCGGCATGCGCCCGTCGGTGGAAAGCGACGGCCAACCGCATCTGGAAGTGCACTTGCTCGACTATCAGGGCGATCTCTATGGTCGCCTGTTGCGTGTGACCTTCCACCGCAAGCTGCGTGATGAGCAGCGTTTCGCCTCGCTGGAGGCGCTCAAGACGGCGATCGAGGCGGATATCGCCGCAGCTCGCGAATACTGGCGAGCTTCACCCTTTACCACGAGTCAGGACTGA
- the murJ gene encoding murein biosynthesis integral membrane protein MurJ, whose translation MSETAGKGGLLRSSAVVSVMTLLSRVLGMVRDMVVASYFGSGAAADAFFIAFKIPNFLRRLFAEGAFAQAFVPVLSEYRTRRTQVEVKLLVDRTAGMLGLILTGITAVGVLASPYVVMLFAPGFHDEPAKMQLAGELLRITFPYLLLISLTAFTSGVLNTYGHFAVPGFTPVLLNVCMITSAIFLTPYFDQPIMALAWGVFIAGFAQLAFQLPYVARLGLLPRPRVRFGDEGVRRIMLLMVPALFGVSVSQINLLLDTVLASFLQTGSVSWLYYADRLSELPLGAFGIAIGTVILPSLSRQHAGEDPKAFSNTLNWALRMVLLVGIPAALALGILAEPLIASLFYYGAMSEEAVVQSANALEAYSLGVLAFMLIKVLAPGFFARQDLKTPVRVAIICMVANMVLNLVLIWPLKHVGLALATSLSSMLNAGLLFWGLYRIGVFQFAPGWAAFLLRLAGGCAAMVAMVWWLNAPSDEWFAWNWQQRAVQLGVLVAAGLGAFAAGLVLLGLRPRHLRH comes from the coding sequence ATGTCCGAGACAGCCGGTAAAGGCGGATTGTTGCGTTCCAGCGCGGTGGTCAGCGTGATGACGCTGCTGTCCCGCGTGCTGGGAATGGTACGCGATATGGTAGTGGCGAGCTACTTCGGTTCCGGCGCGGCGGCGGACGCGTTTTTCATAGCCTTCAAGATTCCCAACTTTCTGCGCCGATTATTTGCCGAAGGCGCTTTTGCGCAGGCGTTCGTCCCGGTGTTGTCGGAGTATCGAACCAGACGGACGCAGGTCGAGGTCAAGCTGCTGGTCGATCGTACGGCCGGCATGCTCGGCTTGATCCTGACGGGCATTACCGCCGTCGGCGTGTTGGCCTCGCCGTATGTGGTGATGCTGTTCGCTCCGGGCTTCCACGACGAGCCGGCCAAGATGCAGCTGGCCGGCGAGCTGCTGCGCATCACCTTTCCCTACCTTTTGCTGATATCCCTGACGGCCTTCACCTCCGGCGTGCTGAACACCTATGGGCATTTCGCCGTGCCCGGATTCACGCCGGTGCTGCTCAACGTCTGCATGATCACCTCGGCGATATTTCTCACGCCCTATTTCGATCAGCCCATCATGGCGCTGGCCTGGGGCGTATTCATTGCCGGCTTCGCCCAACTGGCGTTCCAGCTGCCCTATGTCGCCAGGCTGGGGCTGCTGCCGCGGCCGCGGGTCAGGTTCGGCGACGAGGGCGTGCGGCGGATCATGCTGTTGATGGTCCCCGCGTTGTTCGGGGTGTCGGTCAGTCAGATCAACCTGTTGCTCGATACAGTGCTCGCGTCGTTTCTGCAGACCGGCAGCGTGTCGTGGCTCTATTACGCGGATCGGCTTTCGGAGTTGCCGCTCGGTGCATTCGGCATTGCCATCGGCACGGTGATTCTTCCGAGTCTGTCGCGCCAGCATGCCGGCGAGGACCCGAAGGCCTTTTCCAACACGCTCAACTGGGCGTTGCGCATGGTGCTGCTGGTCGGCATCCCCGCTGCGCTGGCATTGGGCATCCTGGCCGAACCGCTGATCGCCAGCCTGTTTTACTACGGTGCGATGAGCGAGGAGGCCGTGGTGCAGTCGGCCAATGCACTCGAGGCCTATTCGCTGGGCGTGCTGGCATTCATGTTGATCAAAGTGTTGGCGCCGGGTTTCTTTGCCCGCCAGGATCTGAAAACGCCGGTCCGGGTTGCGATCATCTGCATGGTTGCCAATATGGTGCTGAACCTGGTGCTCATCTGGCCGCTCAAGCACGTCGGGTTGGCGCTGGCGACCTCGCTGTCGTCGATGCTGAACGCGGGCCTGTTGTTCTGGGGCCTGTACCGGATCGGCGTGTTTCAGTTCGCGCCTGGCTGGGCAGCCTTCCTGCTGCGGCTGGCCGGTGGTTGCGCCGCGATGGTCGCCATGGTCTGGTGGCTCAATGCGCCGTCGGACGAATGGTTCGCCTGGAATTGGCAGCAGCGTGCCGTACAGTTGGGGGTGTTGGTGGCAGCGGGGCTGGGCGCTTTCGCGGCAGGGCTGGTATTGCTCGGTTTGCGGCCTCGACATCTTCGTCATTGA
- the rpsT gene encoding 30S ribosomal protein S20 encodes MANSPSAKKRAIQAEKRRSHNASLRSMVRTYIKNVVKAIDAKDLDKARTAYTAAVPVIDRMADKGIIHKNKAARHKSRLNGHIKALGEAAAA; translated from the coding sequence GTGGCCAACAGCCCTTCCGCCAAAAAACGCGCAATTCAGGCTGAGAAGCGTCGCAGCCACAACGCCAGCTTGCGCTCCATGGTTCGTACCTACATCAAGAATGTGGTCAAAGCCATCGACGCAAAAGATCTGGATAAAGCTCGTACTGCTTACACCGCAGCCGTGCCTGTAATCGACCGCATGGCCGACAAAGGCATCATCCACAAGAACAAGGCAGCCCGGCATAAAAGCCGCCTGAACGGCCACATCAAGGCCCTCGGCGAAGCTGCTGCAGCCTAA
- a CDS encoding CreA family protein: protein MRLAKLFMVLMAWPIVGMAREVGEVDTVFKWLGPNHKIVVEAFDDPKVEGVTCYLSRAKTGGIKGGLGLAEDRAEASIACRQVGPIRMSDNLDDGEVVFRERTSLVFKTMQVVRFFDEARNTLVYLVYSDRVIEGSPQNAVTAIPILPWARP, encoded by the coding sequence ATGCGATTGGCGAAGCTGTTCATGGTGCTGATGGCCTGGCCGATTGTCGGCATGGCCCGTGAAGTCGGCGAGGTCGACACGGTCTTCAAGTGGCTTGGGCCGAACCACAAGATCGTCGTTGAGGCCTTCGATGACCCCAAGGTCGAGGGCGTGACCTGTTATTTGTCGCGGGCAAAAACAGGTGGCATCAAGGGTGGGCTCGGATTGGCCGAAGACCGCGCCGAAGCATCCATCGCGTGTCGTCAGGTCGGGCCAATCCGTATGAGCGACAATCTCGACGATGGCGAAGTGGTGTTCAGGGAGCGCACCTCGCTGGTGTTCAAGACCATGCAGGTGGTGCGATTTTTCGATGAGGCGCGCAACACGCTTGTCTATCTGGTCTACAGCGACCGGGTGATCGAGGGTAGCCCGCAGAACGCTGTAACGGCTATCCCAATCCTGCCTTGGGCGCGACCCTGA
- the proB gene encoding glutamate 5-kinase produces MRDKVSGARRWVVKIGSALLTADGRGLDQAAMAVWVDQMVALRQAGVELVLVSSGAVAAGMSRLGWASRPKAVHELQAAAAVGQMGLIRAWEASFGRCDQQTAQVLVTHDDLSDRKRYLNARSTLRTLIDLGVVPVINENDTVVTDEIRFGDNDTLAALVANLVEADLLVILTDRDGMFDADPRHNPDATLISEARADDPALDAVAGATGGALGRGGMQTKLRAARLAARSGAHTVIVGGRIERVLARLKAGEQLGTLLAPERSRHAARKQWLAGHLQTRGSVTLDAGAVHALKQGNRSLLPVGVQAAQGGFRRGEMVVCVGPDGQEVARGLVNYSVAETQRILGHASDEIEKLLGYVDEPELIHRDNMILV; encoded by the coding sequence ATGCGGGACAAGGTGAGCGGCGCGCGGCGCTGGGTGGTGAAGATCGGCAGTGCGCTGCTGACGGCTGATGGCCGCGGGCTCGATCAGGCGGCCATGGCTGTCTGGGTCGATCAGATGGTCGCGTTGCGTCAGGCTGGCGTCGAGCTTGTGCTGGTGTCGTCCGGTGCGGTCGCTGCCGGAATGAGCCGCCTCGGCTGGGCGAGTCGGCCCAAGGCGGTTCATGAGCTGCAGGCGGCTGCCGCGGTCGGCCAGATGGGCCTCATCCGTGCATGGGAGGCCAGTTTCGGTCGTTGCGATCAGCAGACCGCGCAAGTGCTGGTAACGCACGACGATCTGTCTGACCGAAAGCGTTATCTCAATGCGCGAAGCACGTTACGCACGCTCATCGATTTGGGCGTGGTTCCGGTCATCAATGAAAACGACACCGTTGTCACCGATGAAATTCGTTTCGGGGACAACGACACCCTGGCCGCGCTGGTGGCAAACCTGGTCGAGGCTGATCTGCTGGTGATCCTCACTGACCGCGATGGCATGTTCGATGCCGACCCGCGCCACAATCCCGACGCGACACTCATCAGCGAGGCCCGCGCCGACGACCCGGCCCTGGATGCCGTGGCAGGCGCGACGGGTGGTGCGCTGGGGCGCGGGGGGATGCAGACCAAGTTGCGCGCGGCGCGCCTGGCTGCGCGTTCCGGTGCCCATACGGTCATCGTCGGCGGGCGCATCGAGCGGGTCCTTGCGCGTCTCAAGGCAGGGGAGCAGCTGGGAACGTTACTGGCGCCTGAGCGCAGCCGGCACGCCGCTCGCAAGCAGTGGCTGGCCGGGCATCTGCAAACGCGGGGCTCGGTCACGCTGGACGCGGGCGCGGTGCATGCTCTCAAGCAGGGCAACCGCAGTTTGCTGCCGGTGGGCGTCCAGGCGGCGCAGGGCGGGTTTCGTCGTGGTGAAATGGTGGTCTGCGTGGGGCCGGATGGGCAGGAGGTCGCGCGAGGACTGGTCAATTACAGCGTGGCAGAAACCCAGCGGATCCTGGGTCATGCTTCCGATGAAATCGAAAAACTGCTCGGCTATGTCGATGAGCCCGAGCTCATTCATCGCGACAACATGATTCTGGTGTGA
- the cgtA gene encoding Obg family GTPase CgtA, producing MKFVDEVSIFVKAGDGGNGMMSFRREKFIEKGGPNGGDGGDGGSVFLEADENLNTLVDYRYTRRFNAPNGQKGGSTECTGAKGDDLILPVPVGTTVIDAATQDVIGDLTKAGQRLLVAQGGWHGLGNTRFKSSTNRAPRQTTPGKPGDARDLKLELKVLADVGLLGLPNAGKSTFIRSVSAAKPKVADYPFTTLVPNLGVVSVGRYKSFVIADIPGLIEGASEGAGLGIRFLKHLARTRLLLHLVDMAPLDESDPADAAEVILNELEKFSPALALRDRWLVLNKADQLLEEDREERVRRVVERLEWTGPVFVISALEREGTEELSQAIMRYLDERTLRISEEPAYAEALAELDQQIEDEARARLQELDDQRALRRAGVKAAAEADDDDFDDDDDDEGGAEIFYVR from the coding sequence ATGAAATTCGTCGATGAAGTATCGATCTTTGTAAAAGCCGGAGACGGCGGTAACGGCATGATGAGCTTCCGTCGTGAGAAGTTCATCGAGAAAGGCGGCCCCAATGGCGGCGATGGTGGTGACGGCGGCTCCGTGTTCCTGGAGGCGGATGAAAACCTCAACACGCTCGTCGATTACCGCTATACACGTCGTTTCAATGCGCCGAACGGCCAGAAGGGCGGCAGCACTGAATGTACCGGTGCCAAGGGTGACGACCTGATCCTGCCGGTTCCGGTCGGTACCACGGTTATCGATGCGGCCACTCAGGACGTGATCGGTGACCTGACCAAGGCCGGCCAGCGCCTGTTGGTTGCCCAGGGCGGCTGGCATGGGCTGGGTAATACGCGCTTCAAGTCCAGCACCAACCGCGCGCCGCGCCAGACCACGCCTGGCAAGCCGGGTGATGCGCGTGATCTGAAGCTGGAGCTCAAGGTACTGGCTGACGTCGGTCTGCTGGGGTTGCCCAACGCGGGCAAGAGTACGTTCATCCGCTCGGTATCGGCCGCCAAACCCAAGGTTGCCGATTATCCGTTCACCACGCTGGTGCCGAATCTTGGTGTGGTAAGCGTCGGGCGTTACAAGAGCTTCGTCATCGCCGACATCCCGGGCCTGATCGAGGGCGCCTCGGAGGGTGCGGGCCTTGGTATTCGCTTTCTCAAGCATTTGGCGCGTACCCGTCTGCTCCTGCATCTGGTGGACATGGCGCCGCTCGATGAGAGCGATCCAGCGGACGCGGCGGAAGTCATTCTCAACGAGCTGGAGAAATTCAGTCCGGCCCTGGCGCTGCGTGATCGCTGGCTGGTGTTGAACAAGGCCGATCAGTTGCTCGAAGAGGATCGCGAGGAGCGCGTCCGTCGTGTGGTCGAGCGTCTCGAGTGGACCGGGCCGGTCTTCGTCATCTCGGCGCTCGAGCGCGAGGGGACCGAGGAATTGAGTCAGGCGATCATGCGTTACCTCGATGAGCGTACCCTGCGTATCAGCGAGGAGCCGGCTTATGCCGAGGCGCTTGCCGAGCTGGATCAGCAGATCGAAGACGAGGCGCGTGCTCGTCTGCAGGAACTCGATGATCAGCGGGCGCTGCGCCGCGCGGGCGTCAAGGCGGCTGCCGAGGCGGATGACGACGACTTCGATGATGACGACGATGACGAGGGTGGCGCAGAGATCTTCTACGTGCGCTGA
- the rpmA gene encoding 50S ribosomal protein L27, whose product MAHKKAGGSTRNGRDSEAKRLGVKMYGGQAIKAGNIIVRQRGTQFHAGYGVGMGKDHTLFAKVEGVIKFEVKGAFGRRYVSVVAA is encoded by the coding sequence ATGGCACACAAAAAAGCTGGCGGTTCTACCCGCAACGGTCGCGACTCAGAAGCCAAACGTCTTGGCGTGAAGATGTACGGCGGCCAGGCCATCAAGGCCGGTAACATCATCGTGCGTCAGCGCGGCACCCAGTTCCACGCCGGTTACGGCGTTGGCATGGGCAAGGATCACACCCTGTTCGCGAAAGTGGAAGGCGTGATCAAGTTCGAAGTGAAGGGCGCTTTCGGCCGTCGCTACGTGAGCGTCGTCGCAGCCTAA